The following proteins come from a genomic window of Campylobacter concisus:
- a CDS encoding metal ABC transporter solute-binding protein, Zn/Mn family, with product MRKIFVFLTVCALSLFAKPVVTTSILPTKFFVEQIAGDTLSVNTMVGKGADPHTYEPKPKQMKELEKSELYFAIGIEFEDTWLERFSKSFKNLHIVKTQEGIEKIAMNDEHEHHEHHEHHEHKHEGEHKHEHHEHHDHDHEAGEHHHHHHDGLDPHIWLDPVLVKTQADNIAKALIEKFPQNAKLYEENLAKFKANLDELDSFIKNTLKDVKTREFIVYHPSWGYFAKRYNLEQIAIEIEGKEPKPAELKELIEEAKEHGVKVIFVAPQFPTKAANLVAKETGSKVISIDQLPENWLDEMKKTAEIFAKSL from the coding sequence GTGAGAAAGATTTTTGTTTTTTTAACAGTTTGCGCTTTGTCGCTTTTTGCAAAGCCAGTTGTTACGACTAGTATATTGCCTACAAAATTTTTTGTTGAGCAAATCGCTGGTGATACACTAAGCGTAAATACAATGGTTGGCAAAGGTGCTGATCCGCACACTTATGAGCCAAAGCCAAAACAGATGAAGGAGCTTGAAAAGAGCGAGCTTTACTTTGCTATTGGCATTGAGTTTGAAGATACTTGGCTAGAGCGTTTTTCAAAATCTTTTAAAAATTTACACATTGTAAAAACACAAGAAGGTATCGAAAAGATAGCTATGAACGATGAACACGAACATCATGAACACCATGAACATCACGAACACAAGCACGAGGGCGAACATAAACACGAGCATCACGAGCATCATGACCATGACCACGAAGCTGGCGAACATCATCACCATCATCATGATGGCCTTGATCCGCACATTTGGCTTGATCCGGTTTTAGTAAAAACTCAAGCTGATAATATAGCTAAGGCATTAATAGAGAAATTCCCGCAAAATGCAAAGCTCTATGAGGAAAATTTAGCTAAATTTAAAGCTAATCTTGACGAGCTTGATAGCTTTATCAAAAATACTCTAAAAGATGTTAAAACTCGCGAATTTATCGTATATCACCCATCTTGGGGATATTTTGCAAAACGCTATAACTTAGAGCAAATCGCTATCGAGATAGAGGGCAAAGAGCCAAAACCAGCTGAGCTAAAAGAGCTCATCGAAGAGGCTAAAGAGCACGGCGTAAAGGTCATTTTCGTGGCTCCGCAGTTTCCAACAAAGGCTGCGAATTTAGTAGCAAAAGAGACCGGCTCAAAGGTCATAAGTATTGATCAGCTCCCAGAAAATTGGCTAGATGAGATGAAAAAAACAGCAGAAATTTTTGCTAAGAGTCTATAA
- a CDS encoding DMT family transporter, which yields MKNLSAQNRADIALIVVAIVWGATFLPMANALKTNSVFVMLFCRFFISAIFMGLIAFKFSKIFNKKSVVYGTILGVVLFGSFVAQTYALKLTFSSSVAFITGLECVIVPFMTALIFKNKITIFAIFGAFIAIFGLWLLSGATLALGAGEALALLCAIFYALYTSLNGHFVRKCELYLLVFVVFLTVSLLSFVFAFIEGSVAPNYDREFFIAIFITAFIGTIFCYFVQTIAQRYTTASKAALFFCLEPVSAGFIGYFFAGEKLTLIQIFGAILIIFGVIFSEFGKNVSLGKN from the coding sequence ATGAAAAATTTAAGCGCGCAAAATAGAGCCGACATCGCACTCATCGTAGTTGCCATCGTTTGGGGCGCTACGTTTTTACCTATGGCAAACGCACTAAAGACAAATAGTGTCTTTGTCATGCTCTTTTGTAGATTTTTTATTTCCGCTATCTTTATGGGACTTATAGCATTTAAATTTTCTAAAATTTTTAATAAAAAAAGTGTAGTTTATGGCACTATCCTTGGCGTAGTTCTTTTTGGTTCGTTTGTTGCTCAAACTTACGCTCTAAAGCTTACTTTTAGCTCAAGTGTTGCCTTTATTACTGGGCTTGAATGTGTGATTGTGCCTTTTATGACAGCACTTATTTTTAAAAATAAAATAACCATTTTTGCTATTTTTGGTGCATTTATTGCCATTTTTGGACTATGGCTTTTAAGTGGAGCCACTCTTGCCTTAGGAGCTGGCGAGGCACTTGCCCTACTTTGTGCCATATTTTATGCACTTTACACGAGCTTAAATGGCCACTTTGTAAGAAAATGCGAGCTTTATTTGCTTGTATTTGTGGTATTTCTCACCGTCTCTTTACTCTCATTTGTCTTTGCGTTTATTGAAGGTAGTGTGGCGCCAAATTACGATAGGGAATTTTTTATAGCAATTTTTATCACTGCATTTATTGGCACCATATTTTGCTACTTTGTTCAAACCATTGCTCAAAGATATACAACGGCTAGCAAGGCAGCTTTATTTTTCTGTCTTGAACCAGTTTCTGCTGGCTTTATCGGCTATTTTTTCGCTGGTGAAAAGCTAACTCTCATACAAATTTTTGGCGCGATCTTAATAATCTTTGGAGTTATTTTTAGCGAATTTGGTAAAAATGTTTCCCTAGGTAAAAACTAG
- a CDS encoding Fur family transcriptional regulator: MNARNFLEEHSIKATTFRIKLVEILQNTKTPLSYDEILESLNANKTTFYRSIEIFEKKGLVIKTENNHKSYYELANEAKAYFICDVCHKVTNIDMPHLNVAKNIKSAVIKGVCDECDHE, translated from the coding sequence ATGAATGCAAGAAATTTCTTAGAAGAGCATAGTATCAAAGCAACTACGTTTCGCATAAAGCTCGTTGAAATTTTGCAAAATACCAAAACTCCATTAAGTTATGATGAAATTTTAGAAAGCCTTAATGCAAATAAAACTACTTTTTATAGAAGCATAGAAATTTTTGAAAAAAAGGGCCTTGTCATAAAAACTGAAAATAATCATAAAAGCTACTACGAACTAGCAAATGAGGCAAAAGCATACTTTATCTGCGATGTCTGTCATAAAGTTACAAACATCGATATGCCTCATCTAAACGTCGCTAAAAATATAAAAAGCGCCGTGATAAAAGGCGTTTGTGATGAGTGTGATCACGAGTAA
- a CDS encoding manganese efflux pump MntP family protein, translated as MQLLLLSFALSMDSAALNMANGARYKNLALNKILFIAFTLGFFQFLMPLLGYLLGVSFAKFISSIDHFIAFFILCFLGFRMFKEACSKEECEYLKIGFKTILYGAFATSVDALAVGVTLSFEEINIFQSSLIIGVVCFALSLVAFYIGKFMGEILEKKALFLGGAILIFLGFKILITHLIESGTVQ; from the coding sequence ATGCAACTTTTACTTCTTAGCTTCGCTCTTAGTATGGATAGCGCGGCACTAAATATGGCAAATGGCGCAAGGTATAAAAATTTAGCTCTTAATAAAATTTTATTTATTGCTTTTACGCTTGGCTTTTTTCAGTTTCTTATGCCACTTCTTGGCTATCTTTTAGGTGTTAGTTTTGCAAAATTTATAAGCTCTATCGATCACTTCATCGCATTTTTTATACTTTGCTTTCTTGGTTTTAGAATGTTTAAAGAGGCCTGTAGCAAAGAGGAGTGCGAGTATCTTAAGATAGGATTTAAGACCATTTTGTATGGGGCATTTGCTACTAGTGTGGATGCTCTTGCCGTTGGTGTCACACTTAGCTTTGAAGAGATAAACATCTTTCAAAGCTCACTTATCATCGGTGTAGTCTGCTTTGCATTAAGTCTGGTTGCTTTTTATATAGGTAAATTTATGGGTGAAATTTTAGAGAAAAAGGCGCTCTTTCTGGGAGGAGCGATATTAATTTTTCTAGGTTTTAAAATTTTAATAACGCATTTAATTGAAAGCGGCACAGTTCAATAA
- a CDS encoding metal ABC transporter ATP-binding protein, with protein sequence MKEIIKIRNLNFSYDKQVVLEGINLDYSSDEFLAIIGPNGGGKSTLLKLILGLLKPQSGEIKLFGKEPSEVSKFIGYVPQNFLSNQSFPMMVLEVVLMGLIDKKIFGFYSRDEKQMALAALEKVGMKEFASARIGELSGGQRQRVYIARALCANAKVLVLDEPTASIDTKGQAEIYEILKNINASGVGVVLVSHDLNIVLNYATKIAYVSKNLHIHKTHEDTAKREFIEHLAKSHSHFCDVEIALGECECKIKSNVFKIKR encoded by the coding sequence TTGAAAGAAATTATAAAAATTAGAAATTTAAACTTTAGCTACGATAAGCAAGTGGTTTTAGAAGGTATCAATTTAGATTATAGTAGCGATGAGTTTTTAGCTATCATCGGTCCAAATGGTGGTGGCAAAAGCACACTTTTAAAGCTTATCTTAGGGTTACTTAAACCTCAAAGTGGCGAGATAAAGCTCTTTGGAAAAGAGCCAAGCGAAGTCAGTAAATTTATAGGTTATGTGCCTCAAAATTTTCTCTCAAATCAAAGCTTTCCGATGATGGTTTTAGAAGTAGTTTTAATGGGGCTAATCGATAAAAAAATTTTTGGTTTTTACTCGCGAGATGAGAAACAAATGGCTCTTGCTGCCCTTGAGAAGGTTGGTATGAAAGAATTTGCAAGCGCTAGGATCGGCGAGCTAAGTGGCGGTCAAAGACAGCGTGTATATATCGCAAGAGCACTTTGTGCAAATGCAAAGGTCCTCGTTTTAGACGAGCCAACAGCCAGTATCGATACAAAGGGTCAGGCTGAAATTTATGAAATTTTAAAAAATATAAATGCAAGTGGTGTTGGTGTAGTTTTGGTAAGTCACGATTTAAATATCGTGCTAAATTATGCTACAAAAATCGCCTATGTGAGTAAAAATTTACATATCCATAAAACTCATGAAGATACTGCAAAAAGAGAATTTATAGAGCATTTAGCAAAATCTCATAGCCATTTTTGCGATGTCGAGATCGCACTTGGCGAATGTGAGTGCAAAATCAAAAGTAATGTTTTTAAGATAAAGAGATAA
- a CDS encoding acyl-CoA thioesterase, which produces MKDFIYKVIIPLQAIDMHGHMNNVYYFTLMQEAAFAHSAAVGDTVEAQYKRGEIWLIRKNEAKYIKSVKLMDEVEIHTYTQAEGKATSCRYFEFKKDGELIATGKTEFVYIDLKTNRPKAIPAEIIALYS; this is translated from the coding sequence ATGAAAGATTTTATCTACAAAGTAATAATCCCGCTACAAGCCATTGATATGCATGGACACATGAATAATGTCTATTATTTTACTCTTATGCAAGAGGCTGCATTTGCACACTCTGCAGCGGTTGGTGACACGGTCGAGGCGCAGTATAAAAGAGGCGAGATCTGGCTCATTAGAAAAAATGAAGCCAAATATATAAAAAGCGTAAAATTAATGGATGAGGTAGAAATTCACACTTACACACAAGCTGAAGGCAAGGCGACTTCGTGTAGATATTTTGAGTTTAAAAAAGATGGCGAGCTAATAGCAACTGGCAAGACGGAGTTTGTCTATATCGATCTAAAGACAAACCGTCCAAAAGCCATTCCAGCTGAGATCATCGCTCTTTACTCGTGA
- a CDS encoding nickel/cobalt transporter yields the protein MLARLIVICFFAINAFGCALCSLYSPTAHVSVKFDSNENNITTIAFSWTFSQNFSELMRQNFDLNQDEKIDESEIKKIRLNLLDYLVPRHYLTNIEYFYKDENATKLELNLKKYKLYFDEGRLKFDVSFKTNLLIKDGFVVSVEMDDKEGYFNFKFTQNNSFLVSDQFWTIPNPNANLIFFTFSSKAAAKAHNEKPALKELLKEPNSVNFEDENLSQIDRIDEAKFDLISKTSLSMLDRLKQILRNFDQKSPLTLLFLALISFGYGFLHAASAGHGKVLTSSYFAATGGSYAKAFFFSLKIGFLHVVGAFIFVLASFMILREISSDLTKDTASVTTAFSGVIIFFVAIFMLYKKVKIYLSSKKELSKFYIFSSSLSQNLSKNTKFTSDCGCNICTTKKPKSKEEWLIAAAAALIPCPGTILVFVLANELGSYFAGVISGVFMALGMSAVIFLAAVFGAKINESTNIKLKKFKLYAEFMALSVMLWLGLFIFTTTFTQKSLF from the coding sequence ATGTTAGCACGCCTGATTGTCATTTGCTTCTTCGCTATAAATGCCTTCGGGTGTGCTCTTTGCTCGCTTTATAGTCCAACCGCTCACGTGAGCGTAAAATTTGACTCAAACGAAAACAATATCACTACAATTGCTTTTTCATGGACATTTTCACAAAATTTCTCAGAACTTATGAGGCAAAATTTTGACCTAAATCAGGATGAAAAGATAGATGAAAGCGAGATCAAAAAGATCCGCTTAAATTTACTTGATTATCTTGTGCCAAGGCACTATTTAACGAATATTGAGTACTTTTACAAAGATGAAAATGCTACAAAACTTGAGTTAAATTTAAAAAAGTATAAACTCTATTTTGATGAGGGTAGATTAAAATTTGATGTTAGTTTTAAGACAAATTTGCTTATCAAAGATGGCTTTGTGGTGTCTGTCGAAATGGACGATAAAGAGGGATATTTTAATTTTAAATTTACACAAAATAACTCATTTTTGGTATCAGATCAGTTTTGGACGATACCAAATCCAAATGCAAATTTAATATTTTTTACATTTTCAAGTAAAGCTGCAGCCAAAGCTCATAACGAAAAACCTGCATTAAAAGAGCTTCTAAAAGAGCCAAACTCAGTAAATTTTGAAGATGAAAATTTAAGCCAGATCGATAGAATCGATGAAGCTAAGTTTGATCTTATTTCAAAAACAAGTCTAAGCATGCTTGATAGATTAAAGCAAATTCTAAGAAATTTTGATCAAAAAAGTCCGCTAACTCTGCTATTTTTAGCGCTCATATCATTTGGTTATGGCTTTTTGCATGCTGCATCTGCGGGACATGGCAAGGTGCTTACAAGCTCTTATTTTGCTGCAACTGGTGGAAGCTACGCCAAAGCCTTTTTCTTCTCTTTAAAGATCGGATTTTTACATGTTGTGGGTGCGTTTATTTTTGTGCTTGCTAGTTTTATGATACTACGTGAGATCAGTAGCGATCTGACAAAAGATACAGCAAGCGTTACGACAGCATTTTCTGGCGTTATTATCTTTTTTGTAGCGATTTTTATGCTTTATAAAAAGGTCAAAATTTATCTTTCAAGCAAAAAAGAGTTAAGTAAATTTTATATTTTTAGCTCAAGTTTAAGCCAAAATTTGAGTAAAAATACAAAATTTACTAGCGACTGTGGCTGTAATATCTGTACTACAAAAAAACCAAAAAGCAAAGAAGAATGGCTGATTGCAGCCGCTGCAGCACTTATTCCTTGTCCTGGCACGATACTTGTCTTTGTGCTAGCAAATGAGCTAGGTAGCTACTTTGCAGGCGTTATAAGCGGCGTATTTATGGCACTTGGCATGAGTGCAGTGATATTTTTAGCGGCTGTTTTTGGAGCCAAGATAAATGAGAGCACAAACATTAAGCTAAAAAAGTTTAAACTCTATGCCGAATTTATGGCTCTTAGCGTTATGCTTTGGCTTGGACTTTTTATTTTTACTACTACATTTACGCAAAAGAGTCTGTTTTGA
- a CDS encoding DUF4197 domain-containing protein: MKRSLVILCGALALNLQATNMDDMINKGVKIATHASSGDYKSLVSEALNAAVSELSKEGFINNATAKIPLPKSLEMASNLAKKVGGEKWAQDLSKSINNAATTAVPKAAEIFSESIKNMSEADVKKLFNGGSDSVTKYLQQSSSQKLKAAFTPIIEKMMSDNSFATAYNGLNSFIVGSAKNNETIKSVKSLAKNLGASEYVPDDVEDLNAYITRKTLDGLFNVMSEKEKGLRSGFSLDSGKKVLDSIFK, from the coding sequence ATGAAAAGATCTCTTGTTATTCTTTGTGGCGCGCTTGCTTTAAATTTACAAGCCACAAATATGGACGATATGATAAACAAAGGCGTCAAAATCGCCACTCACGCATCAAGCGGCGACTATAAAAGCTTAGTTAGTGAAGCGCTAAATGCCGCTGTTAGCGAGCTTTCAAAAGAGGGCTTTATAAACAATGCTACGGCTAAAATTCCACTTCCAAAAAGCCTTGAAATGGCGTCAAATTTAGCCAAAAAAGTAGGCGGAGAGAAGTGGGCGCAGGATCTTAGCAAGTCGATAAATAACGCTGCGACCACGGCTGTGCCAAAGGCTGCTGAAATTTTTAGCGAGAGCATAAAAAACATGAGCGAAGCCGATGTCAAAAAGCTCTTTAATGGCGGCAGCGACAGCGTTACGAAGTATTTGCAGCAAAGCTCCAGCCAAAAGCTAAAGGCGGCATTTACGCCGATAATTGAGAAAATGATGAGTGATAATAGCTTCGCGACTGCCTATAATGGGCTAAATTCTTTCATCGTCGGCTCAGCAAAAAATAATGAAACGATAAAATCAGTAAAGAGCCTAGCTAAAAATTTAGGTGCAAGCGAGTATGTACCAGATGACGTCGAGGACCTAAATGCATATATCACAAGAAAGACGCTAGATGGGCTATTTAACGTGATGAGCGAGAAGGAAAAAGGGCTAAGAAGCGGCTTTAGCCTAGATAGCGGCAAAAAGGTGCTAGACTCGATCTTTAAATGA
- a CDS encoding class I SAM-dependent methyltransferase: MQNLWDKKASNYQRFDGKVSAIQQQIFAKALCWGVDFSGKEILDIGCGTGVWTIFLSKTAKNITGIDSSKNMIEILNEDAKRFGVTNLTSEVCSWREFKPAKRFDIAICTMSPAIASDEDFAKFHSIAKQKLYLGWDKPRSSDLLEPFFKKFGRTLSQKNVVNRLEAWLNKQGIAYKSEILNETRIARRSVQEAAENICWHLEINGAKNYDEKVVLAILKERFDGEFIDEKIESQMKLFVF; the protein is encoded by the coding sequence ATGCAAAATTTATGGGATAAAAAGGCGTCAAATTATCAAAGGTTTGATGGCAAAGTAAGTGCTATTCAGCAACAAATTTTTGCTAAAGCTTTGTGTTGGGGGGTTGATTTTAGCGGTAAAGAAATTCTTGATATAGGCTGTGGTACCGGTGTTTGGACGATATTTTTGTCAAAAACTGCAAAAAATATAACTGGCATTGATAGCTCAAAAAATATGATAGAAATTTTAAATGAAGATGCTAAAAGATTTGGGGTGACAAATTTAACTAGCGAGGTTTGCTCGTGGAGAGAATTTAAGCCCGCAAAGCGCTTTGATATCGCCATTTGCACGATGAGTCCAGCGATTGCTAGCGATGAAGATTTTGCTAAATTTCATAGTATCGCAAAACAAAAACTCTATCTTGGCTGGGATAAGCCTAGAAGCTCTGATCTGCTAGAGCCATTTTTTAAAAAATTTGGCCGAACGCTCTCGCAAAAAAATGTTGTAAATAGGCTTGAAGCGTGGCTAAATAAGCAAGGGATCGCTTATAAGAGTGAAATTTTAAACGAAACAAGGATCGCAAGACGAAGTGTGCAAGAAGCTGCTGAGAATATCTGCTGGCACCTTGAGATAAATGGAGCCAAAAACTACGATGAAAAGGTGGTTTTAGCGATCTTAAAAGAGAGATTTGACGGCGAGTTTATAGATGAAAAGATAGAGTCGCAGATGAAGCTTTTTGTCTTTTAA